From Hydractinia symbiolongicarpus strain clone_291-10 chromosome 12, HSymV2.1, whole genome shotgun sequence, one genomic window encodes:
- the LOC130621130 gene encoding glycerate kinase-like, with translation MAVTSNIAKKIFASAMETIASDKLVRNSLHRRGDILVVNDKEYRLKKNVYVVGYGKAVLGMMRGVQDVLKDHIVCGVISVPYGTKETFKTQYQTINKNIAVMEGARNNLPDNDAVKNADCIKTLAQSLSVEDILVVLTSGGGSALLPAPPPTLGLSNKLEAIKIVGCAGASIQQLNTVRKHLSELKGGKLAKLSPSKNMISLIISDIVNNPIDLIASGPTVFDSSTAQECFEIFKSLNIREKIPPIVVDYLKQSVNNTAGESKRGYFTEQCNNVIIGSNKILVESAATKAEELGYKPYVLTTELEGDATETGYMFAEIVSSLLLRDPKSKIAEILARANNAFNPDVFLDDCDRGLNVCLITAGETTVQVKGSGRGGRNQQLILSALLRMRDLAITHKNLSFQHMCLFSAGTDGQDGPTDAAGAFCDGNLVEYSTKFGVDVKSYLDNNASYDFFSDCCSGEYIFKTGLTGTNVMDIQLLVLDLSRHK, from the exons ATGGCTGTAACGTCAAATATTGCTAAGAAAATTTTTGCATCTGCAATGGAGACCATAGCGTCAGACAAGCTAGTTAGAAATTCCCTTCACCGCAGAGGAGATATTTTGGTGGTTAATGACAAAGAATATCGTTTGAAGAAGAACGTGTATGTGGTGGGATATGGAAAGGCTGTGTTAG GTATGATGCGTGGCGTTCAGGATGTGTTAAAAGATCATATTGTTTGCGGTGTCATCAGTGTACCATATGGGACAAAAGAAACATTCAAAACACAATATCAGACGATAAATAAAAACATCGCTGTGATGGAGGGCGCCAGAAATAACCTTCCCGATAATGACGCTGTAAAAAATGCTGATTGTATTAAAACATTAGCACAGTCTCTTTCAGTGGAAGATATTTTAGTTGTGTTGACATCGGGTGGTGGTTCCGCTCTGCTCCCTGCACCGCCGCCGACCTTAGGCTTGTCAAATAAACTCGAGGCAATAAAAATAGTTGGTTGTGCTGGCGCTAGCATACAACAACTGAACACTGTCAGAAAACACCTTTCAGAGCTCAAAGGGGGGAAACTAGCAAAGTTGTCTCCATcaaaaaacatgatttctttGATCATTTCCGACATCGTGAACAATCCAATTGATCTAATTGCTTCAGGTCCAACCGTGTTCGACTCATCTACAGCACAAGaatgttttgaaatatttaaaagtttaaacatTAGAGAGAAAATTCCACCAATCGTTGttgattatttaaaacaaagcgTAAATAACACGGCTGGAGAGTCCAAAAGGGGATATTTCACCGAACAATGCAACAATGTTATTATTGGTTCAAACAAGATATTGGTGGAATCAGCAGCAACAAAAGCGGAGGAATTAGGCTATAAGCCATACGTTCTTACCACCGAACTTGAAGGCGATGCAACAGAAACTGGCTACATGTTCGCAGAGATTGTTTCTTCGCTATTATTACGTGACCCGAAAAGCAAGATTGCAGAAATATTAGCGCGTGCCAATAATGCATTTAATCCTGATGTGTTTTTAGATGACTGCGACCGTGGTTTAAATGTATGTCTTATAACAGCTGGTGAAACTACCGTACAGGTTAAAGGAAGTGGTCGTGGGGGAAGAAATCAACAACTTATTCTATCTGCGTTACTGCGTATGCGGGATCTTGCGATCACACATAAGAATTTGTCCTTTCAACACATGTGTTTGTTTAGCGCAGGTACGGATGGCCAAGATGGTCCCACGGATGCTGCTGGTGCATTTTGTGATGGAAACCTAGTTGAATACTCTACTAAGTTTGGCGTAGACGTGAAGTCATATTTGGATAACAATGCatcatatgattttttttctgattgtt
- the LOC130621133 gene encoding coenzyme Q-binding protein COQ10 homolog A, mitochondrial-like isoform X2, with amino-acid sequence MSPLVLRRIFKAQRVSFLFRKRFDLKDLSNIYQKRCFFGFDGCSTKEFSETKVIGYSMEQFYDVIANVDDYKYFVPWCVASRTFQKSETYARADLEVGFPPISEKYSSILTLARPNLVKSECMDGTLFNHLVCNWRLSEGPKEIANSCTLNFYLSFEFKSVLHSQLSDMFFDEVVRKMVSAFESRSQTLYGPSSLISTKYDPKKRLQTSRKNKKIVRKGS; translated from the exons ATGTCTCCATTGgttttaagaagaatatttaaaGCTCAAAGGGTTTCGTTTTTGTTTAGAAAACGCTTTGATTTAAAAGATTTGAG CAATATCTACCAGAAAAGATGCTTTTTTGGGTTTGATGGTTGTTCAACCAAAGAATTTTCTGAAACTAAAGTTATTGG TTATTCCATGGAACAATTTTACGATGTTATAGCGAATGTTGATGATTACAAGTATTTTGTTCCTTGGTGTGTGGCCTCACGCACATTTCAGAAAAGTGAAACTTATGCTCGTGCTGACCTGGAGGTTGGATTTCCGccaatctcagaaaaatattctTCAATTCTTACATTGGCTAGGCCAAATTTAGTAAAG tcTGAATGCATGGATGGTACATTATTCAATCATTTAGTATGTAATTGGAGGCTTAGTGAAGGTCCAAAAGAGATTGCAAACAGCTGCACATTGAATTTTTAT TTATCATTCGAGTTTAAATCAGTCTTACATTCTCAATTATCAGACATGTTTTTTGATGAGGTGGTTCGCAAGATGGTATCTGCGTTTGAAAGTCGAAGTCAAACACTGTATGGTCCAAGTAGTCTCATAAGTACAAAATATGACCCAAAGAAAAGGTTACAAACGTCACGAAAGAATAAGAAG ATCGTTCGTAAAGGTAGCTGA
- the LOC130621133 gene encoding coenzyme Q-binding protein COQ10 homolog A, mitochondrial-like isoform X1: MSPLVLRRIFKAQRVSFLFRKRFDLKDLSLILFSNIYQKRCFFGFDGCSTKEFSETKVIGYSMEQFYDVIANVDDYKYFVPWCVASRTFQKSETYARADLEVGFPPISEKYSSILTLARPNLVKSECMDGTLFNHLVCNWRLSEGPKEIANSCTLNFYLSFEFKSVLHSQLSDMFFDEVVRKMVSAFESRSQTLYGPSSLISTKYDPKKRLQTSRKNKKIVRKGS, encoded by the exons ATGTCTCCATTGgttttaagaagaatatttaaaGCTCAAAGGGTTTCGTTTTTGTTTAGAAAACGCTTTGATTTAAAAGATTTGAG tttAATTCTCTTTAGCAATATCTACCAGAAAAGATGCTTTTTTGGGTTTGATGGTTGTTCAACCAAAGAATTTTCTGAAACTAAAGTTATTGG TTATTCCATGGAACAATTTTACGATGTTATAGCGAATGTTGATGATTACAAGTATTTTGTTCCTTGGTGTGTGGCCTCACGCACATTTCAGAAAAGTGAAACTTATGCTCGTGCTGACCTGGAGGTTGGATTTCCGccaatctcagaaaaatattctTCAATTCTTACATTGGCTAGGCCAAATTTAGTAAAG tcTGAATGCATGGATGGTACATTATTCAATCATTTAGTATGTAATTGGAGGCTTAGTGAAGGTCCAAAAGAGATTGCAAACAGCTGCACATTGAATTTTTAT TTATCATTCGAGTTTAAATCAGTCTTACATTCTCAATTATCAGACATGTTTTTTGATGAGGTGGTTCGCAAGATGGTATCTGCGTTTGAAAGTCGAAGTCAAACACTGTATGGTCCAAGTAGTCTCATAAGTACAAAATATGACCCAAAGAAAAGGTTACAAACGTCACGAAAGAATAAGAAG ATCGTTCGTAAAGGTAGCTGA
- the LOC130621129 gene encoding protein RFT1 homolog: protein MAVDTSMNVAIKAASYNMVLQIVFRFGTFFMNAILLRYISREILGIVNVRLTLLYTTILFISREPFRKACLSRSENANKSKSNEKGTINLIWICMVVGFVSSFCLSLLWIYCFEQPSVSLIPQYKRCTILFAFSCLHELLIEPLWIYGQRFSFITLKVVLEGVFVTLRCVLSVILVIFVPNLGLYAFGIAFVISSLVYVALYYGYFWWYIKSSFKEEDKILPFTNFKELFPDFTTPCDLHYRNLVLSFYKQSLLKQFLTEGERYIMTVFSILSFAEQGVYDVVNNLGSLAARFIFMPIEESYYTYFSQVLMRGKNAKEHSVEQLNKAIISLCIVLKFVSLIGLIIVVFGYSYSFLLLDLYGGKILSAGEGPTLLKTYCVYVLIIAINGITECFMFAVMSKEQINKYNYKMMIFSVAFLVASLMLTKYFGSLGFILANCLNMFLRIIESVFFIKRFFKDSSRNPLVSIIPTKGVMLSLLLSFIFTVASEGFVGSASNPIYQLVHVVVGGVCLVMVAAAIYLTEHEFILFVTNLLQQKKNKTE, encoded by the exons ATGGCTGTTGATACGAGTATGAACGTGGCCATAAAAGCTGCTTCCTATAACATGGTTTTGCAAATAGTTTTTCGGTTCGGAACTTTTTTTATGAACGCTATCCTATTAAGATATATATCAAGAGAGATTTTAGGAATAGTAAACGTTCGCCTGACTCTGTTATATACTACAATCCTCTTCATTTCGAGAGAACCGTTTAGAAAGGCATGCTTGAGTAGGAGTGAGAACGCAAACAAATCAAAGTCAAATGAAAAAGGAACTATCAACTTAATATGGATTTGTATGGTTGTTGGGTTTGTTTCATCGTTTTGCCTGTCTTTGCTTTGGATCTACTGTTTTGAACAGCCTTCAGTAAGTTTGATCCCCCAGTACAAAAGATGCACAATTTTGTTTGCCTTTTCTTGCTTACATGAGTTATTGATTGAGCCGTTATGGATATATGGACAAAGATTTTCATTCATAACTCTTAAAGTTGTTTTGGAAGGTGTTTTTGTAACATTAAGGTGTGTCTTAAGCGTTATATTAGTAATATTTGTACCCAATCTAGGACTGTATGCATTTGGGATTGCATTTGTGATATCATCCCTTGTTTATGTGGCACTATATTATGGCTATTTCTGGTGGTACATTAAGAGCAGTTTCAAGGAGGAAGATAAAATATTACCCTTCACcaattttaaagaattatttccAGATTTCACAACGCCATGCGATTTACACTACAGGAACTTAGTTTTAAGTTTCTACAAGCAGTCATTGTTAAAGCAATTCTTGACTGAGGGAGAGAGATACATTATGACAGTATTTAGCATCCTTTCATTTGCAGAGCAGGGTGTGTATGATGTTGTTAATAATCTGGGATCACTCGCTGCtagatttatttttatgccaattGAGGAAAGTTATTACACATATTTTTCACAAGTATTAATGAGAGGAAAGAATGCTAAAGAGCATTCTGTAGAGCAACTTAACAAAGCAATCATATCTTTATGTATTGTGTTGAAATTTGTCTCATTGATTGGTTTAATTATTGTAGTGTTTGGATATAGTTACTCTTTTTTGTTGCTAGATCTTTATGGTGGGAAAATTTTAAGTGCAGGCGAAG GTCCCACACTCCTTAAGACATATTGTGTGTATGTTTTGATTATTGCAATCAATGGAATCACTGAATGTTTCATGTTTGCTGTGATGAGTAAAGAACAGATTAATAAATACAACTATAAAATGATGATATTTTCTGTAGCATTTCTTGTCGCTTCTTTAAtgctaacaaaatattttggcTCTTTGGGATTTATTCTTGCAAATTGTTTAAACATGTTTCTACGAATAATTGAAAG tGTATTCTTTATCAAGCGCTTCTTTAAAGATTCCAGTCGCAATCCGCTGGTCTCGATTATTCCTACAAAAGGCGTTATGCTGTCTCTTCTCCttagttttatttttacagtTGCTTCGGAAGGTTTTGTTGGATCCGCCAGCAATCCCATATATCAACTTGTCCACGTGGTTGTAGGTGGTGTATGTTTAGTGATGGTCGCAGCAGCTATATATTTAACTGAACACGAATTTATTCTCTTTGTTACTAATCTACTACagcagaaaaaaaacaagacggAGTAA